One segment of Echeneis naucrates chromosome 15, fEcheNa1.1, whole genome shotgun sequence DNA contains the following:
- the marchf8 gene encoding E3 ubiquitin-protein ligase MARCHF8 isoform X1: protein MNMPLHQISVIPRDVTSSRVSGSGKAKDKDKQNEKPLGHSASRSSNISKAGSPTSVNAPCSFSRTSVSPSSQDICSIQDQDCQKQTTVILLNSNGKSCQGSGGFSVTTLCADALPASKHIKQRDCLSLLRPSSVNIRPNGSLKFSVSLNDVGQRVDSLCRGLHFIDRTCSEGELEVKPEPAQPPSVDQRAHTLDGKQLGPPVQKHPNSAFSTRNNPHLVPSLTNNCKYMLGIPACDPATKGPPPPPFFLSSPNPNTHLHLHHSPSANFLRLLLPFSRSSTSASLQCSELGSYASHLHIAKSSSALLGGSESGFPEDLLGDDDVFEEDRSFTLVGPGGLLAPLCYMDEDSDLDCCPSPLSEKTGPLSPYSLSGDCCRICHCEGDDESPLITPCHCTGSLRFVHQACLQQWIKSSDTRCCELCKYEFIMETKLKPLRKWEKLQMTASERRKIMCSVTFHVIAITCVVWSLYVLIDRTADEIRQAGRIPGILEWPFWTKLVVVAIGFTGGLVFMYVQCKVYIHLWRRLKAYNRVIYVQNRPETCKKLALEKPPLMEPSLENKEALAPTQSDTNSSQYTETEDYSMDVLHV from the exons GCGGGGAGCCCAACTTCTGTCAATGCTCCATGCAGTTTCTCCAGGACATCAGTCTCCCCCTCCAGTCAGGACATCTGCAG CATTCAGGATCAGGACTGTCAGAAGCAGACCACAGTCATACTGTTGAATTCTAATGGTAAAAGCTGTCAAGGTTCAGGAGGTTTTTCAGTGACCACCCTCTGCGCAGACGCCCTACCAGCCtccaaacacattaaacaacGGGACTGTCTCTCCCTGCTCCGCCCATCCTCTGTCAACATCCGGCCTAATGGCTCCCTCAAgttttctgtgtctctgaatGATGTTGGCCAGCGTGTGGACAGTCTCTGTCGTGGCCTGCACTTTATAGATCGCACCTGCTCTGAGGGAGAGCTGGAGGTGAAGCCTGAACCAGCTCAGCCACCCAGCGTGGATCAAAGGGCTCACACACTTGATGGCAAACAGCTTGGACCACCCGTACAAAAGCACCCAAATTCAGCCTTCTCAACACGCAACAACCCCCACCTTGTCCCCTCCCTCACCAACAACTGCAAATACATGTTGGGCATCCCAGCATGTGACCCTGCCACCAAGGgcccgcctcctcctcccttttttctctccagccCTAACCCTAATACCCACCTCCACCTGCATCACTCTCCAAGCGCCAATtttctccgtctcctcctccccttctctcGATCCTCCACTTCGGCCAGTCTGCAGTGCTCTGAGCTGGGCAGCTATGCCTCTCACCTCCACATCGCCAAGTCCTCTAGTGCCCTGCTGGGAGGCAGCGAGTCAGGGTTTCCTGAGGATCTACTGGGAGATGATGACGTGTTTGAGGAGGACAGGTCCT TCACATTGGTTGGGCCAGGTGGTCTTCTAGCCCCCCTGTGCTATATGGATGAGGACAGTGACTTGGACTGCTGCCCATCCCCTTTGTCTGAGAAAACTGGGCCACTGTCACCCTATTCGCTGTCTGGGGACTGCTGCAG GATTTGTCACTGTGAAGGGGACGACGAGAGTCCTCTGATCACACCATGCCACTGCACGGGGAGCCTGCGCTTCGTCCACCAGGCCTGTCTACAGCAGTGGATCAAGAGCTCTGACACGCGCTGCTGTGAGCTCTGTAAATATGAGTTCATCATGGAGACCAAGCTGAAACCGCTGCGCAAG TGGGAGAAGTTACAGATGACGGCAAGTGAGAGAAGGAAGATCATGTGTTCGGTGACTTTCCACGTTATCGCTATCACCTGCGTGGTTTGGTCGCTGTATGTTCTTATCGACAGGACGGCCGATGAAATCAGACAAG CCGGAAGAATCCCAG GGATCCTGGAGTGGCCTTTTTGGACCAAACTGGTGGTAGTGGCCATCGGCTTCACAGGCGGACTGGTGTTCATGTATGTTCAGTGCAAAGTCTACATCCATCTATGGAGGAGACTCAAGGCCTACAACCGGGTCATATACGTCCAGAATCGGCCAGAAACATGTAAAAAGCTGGCGCTGGAGAAGCCCCCTCTCATGGAGCCGAGCCTGGAGAACAAGGAGGCGTTGGCCCCCACCCAGTCGGACACAAACTCCTCGCagtacacagagacagaggactACAGTATGGATGTGCTCCATGTCTGA